Genomic window (Candidatus Saccharibacteria bacterium oral taxon 488):
AACCGCCGAATGATTGCTCGACCTTGCCACGAAGAGAGTCAGCTTTCTTTTCGTTCAATAAATCACCGGCACGCTTAACATCGTCGCTGCTAACCACCGTCACCTCGCGACTACTACCGCCCGAAGTCTCGCCAACGAGTGTCGCATTAACTCCTGATGGCATCCCTGAAACCGAGCCACTCTCACCGTTATATTCCGCCCCGATATTGGCAGCCGTCACCATGACCGTTGAGCCCGAGGCATTGGAGCGACTAAACGTCACCGCGCTATCAGTCGTAAAGGTCATCCCACCGCTCGTACGAATCGACGTCCCTGCCGGAATGGTCTTATCCAGCAGGCTAATAGAATCAGTCGCAACACGTAGCTTGCCCTTGGCCCGCTCACCAACTTTCTTCTTGCCAGTTGCCGAGAACTCAACGGATAATTCTGCTTTTTGCTCCTGCCGGCGCGCCTTGATCACGTCAGCAGCCGGATCAGTCGTCCCGTCAGTCCTGAGTGTCACTTTTTTATTTACCGTCACCGTTGTCGTCTTGGCCGTGATAATCACTCGTGCGTGCGGTGCGAACCAAATCGCCCATACCAAAAACCCAATGAGTAGCAGCGCGGCGCCGCCGATCAGTAGGAATTTTTTACGAAATAGATTAAAGTTCGGAACTTTTGGCGCTATTTTATTCTTATCAGCTTTGTCCGCTGGCTTTGAGGTCTCACTATCTTGCTGAGTGGACGAGTCAGCGATGGCCGAATCAATTGCTTTATCTGTCTCATTGATGGATTGCGCACTCTTTTCTAATTCACCAATTGGTAACTCACGCCCATCAATGACGTCATTTTCATCATCCACCTTTAGTACCGGTATCTCAGCCATTTCTGGCTTGCTCTGGAGCGTCTTGGCCACTGGAATCTTGGCCGCCGCCGCTAGGCCAGACAGAATCGTATCACCGGTGATCAACACCACCCGCTTATCAACCGACGCGGCCGTCCGAGCGATAAGCCGCATATTAACAGCACTACGCAACACGCCAACCCGCTTGGGCGGCACCAACGCGATAATCCGTTCCTTCGACGCCTTTATCTTGCCAACAATGGCAGTGATATCATCTTCGACGTCAATGTAAATAACATCTTTATTCATCTATATTTTAAGTAATCGGTTAACTTTATCCATCAAGCCATGAGCGTCTTGATTACTTACCATTGTATCATACCCAACCCGCAGCAGGCCCATCACTGTGATAAAAGTGTGGTCCGTAATATCACCAGTTGTATCAGTAATACCGATGACATCAGAGGGCTTGATATGCTGAATGGTTGGCTTTTTCGTAAACGGCAGTTCCTTGTACCACGGCTGATTGGCCAGTGCATCAACGAGCTGCTGCAAGCTCGCGCCACCGCCACACAGCAAGATCCGGTTCGGTAAATGATCGACGCTGTCAAAATCACCGAGCGCCAGCTCAACGCCCGACAGCCATACCTCAAGGGTTTTATCAATCGCCCCATCAAGTTTGCGCTTGAGTGTCGGCTTGATATATTCCTTATCAGCATTTACCTTCAACTTTTCCGCTTCTTTGTAGCCCAGGTCAAGATCCGTCGCAATCATCCGCGTAAAGCTCCGTCCACCGATGCCGAACATCTTGGTGCCCTCAACGCCGCCGTCATTGACAACCGCGATATCAGTCGTGCCGCCACCGCAGTCGATCAAGATCGCCGTGAAATTAGAATTCGCATCTGTACCGAGCACACTCCGGCTGACTGCAAACGGCTCGGCCGCCACGGCGATTAGCTCTAGCGCCAACTCATCAGCCACCTTTTCCAGCGCCCCGATATGCACCATCGGCGCAAATGCCGTATAAATCTGCACTGCCACGTCCCGCCCCTGAAAGCCGATCGGGTTCGACACCTTGTAGCCGTCAATATGAATGCTGACCAGTGCTGAATTAACCAGCTTCACCTCGACGTCCTCGTTGCCAGTTTCCAGCGCAATCTGCGCCTGCGCCTTGCCCTGCGCCCGTTCCTGTACCTTCTCGATGATGAATTCCATCTCGGCAACGTCCAGCGGCTTATCAGGTTGTGGTCGGCGATAGCGAATGGTGTTGGTCACACCCTTGACCAGCTCACCGGCGATACCGATGATCACCCGCTTGGCCTGAACGCCGGCCTTATCCTCGGCCTCGGTCAGCGCTGCCTCGCAATTGGTCACCACACCGGCGATATCAGCGATCGCGCCTTGATGCATGTCGCCCAGATTCTGCTGCGCCCGACCGACTCCGATGATTTCGATATCATCATCCTTGATCTCGGCAATCAGCGCCTTAATATACTCCGTACCGATGTCGAGACCGACGAGGTACTGGTGTTCATCTTTGTCTGTCTTCTTGAAAAGCCTATCTAACACCATAGTCTTTATGATTATATACCATTTGTATGTGGATTGGCTAGTTTTTTACGAGGATAACTAACCGACCTCAGATAAGAACAGCCTTGATCCGGCGAATCCCAGCAGCGCTGGCCTCTTCTTTGGTAATTGTAAAGCGTTTGCCACCCTCGGCCAAGACGCCGGTGTGCTGGACGTGCGGGCCGCCGCAAACTTCGAAACTAACAATATTGTCGCCTTCACCGATGGAATAGACTTTTACTTTATCGCCGTAGCGCTCGCCAAAGGCGCCGATTGCACCCATTTTTAGCGCCTCGTCAGTCGGATAAACGGCAAAGCTGACTGGTAAATCAGCGTCAATCCACGCATTGACCTGATCTTCCACCGCCTGTTTTTCCTCTGGCGTCAATTTATCGTGATTAAAATCAAAACGCAGGCGCTGGGCAGTGATATTGCTGCCATGCTGCTGCAAATCCGGCGCCTTCAGAACTTTGCGCAGCGCCGCTCCCAACAAGTGCGTCGCCGTATGATATTTCAGATGAATCGGATCGTGACCCTCTAGGCCGCCGCTAAATTGTCCTTTGCGCGCCGTCTTGGAGCGTTGGCGCTGCTCGGCCATTCGCGCATCAAATTCGGCGCGCCAATTATCAGAAAGCTTGATGCCTTGTTTATACGCCTCCTCGGTACTCAGCTCTACCGGAAAACCAAACGTATCATACAGCATAAACAACTCTTCGCCAGTCAAGCCGTCGTCGATATAATGCTGCATTTGCCCGAGACCTTTGCGTAGTGTCTGGCGGAAAGCTTTTTCCTCTTTGACCAGCACAGCGACAATACTCTCGCGGTTTTCCTTAACTTCTGGGAAATCCGCTTCATATAAATCAGCGATTACTGGTACGACTTCCTCCAGGAAATTCTGCTCGATCCCCAGGTCAAAACTATAGCGAATCGCCCGGCGCAACAGGCGGCGCATCACGTAGCCCTGTTCCTTATTGCTCGGCACGCAGCCATCGACCGCCATAAAGGTAGCGGCCCTCAGATGATCAGCGATTACCCGCATACTTTCGGTATGTGACGCGTACTTTTTGCCGCTCAAATCCTGCAATTTCTCGACGATTGGCCACAGCAAGCTAATCTTGAAGACATCAGGGTCGTTATTAGCGGCCGCCGCAATTCGTTCCAGGCCCGAACCATGATCAATATTTGGCTTTTCTAGTGGCTTAAACACACCGTCCGCCACCTTTTTATAGGCCATAAAGACATTATTACCAATCTCCATAAAGCGACCGCAATCACAATTCGGATGACAATGCTCACCAAACTTCGGATCGTGCTCAATGAAGTCAAATTCATAAAACATCTCGCTATCCGGCCCACACGGATCACCAATCGGCGTGGTTTCCGGCCCACCGTTACGGCTCCACCAGTTTTTACTGCCATCATAAAAGAAAATCCGCTCGCCTAGGCGAATGCCACGCGCTGCACCTTGCTCCTCACTACCAATGTCGGCCAGTCCCGCCTCAATGCCTTTTTCGGCAAACTTCTGCTGCCATAACCCGGCCGCTTCAGTATCCTTGGCGATATTATATTCTGGCGCACCGATGAAACATGTCACGTATAGCCGCTGCGGATCGAGCCCAATCTCTTCGGTCAAAAACGTCCATATCCAGTCGATCTGCTCTTTCTTGAAATAATCGCCCAAACTCCAGTTACCGAGCATTTCAAAAAACGTCGTGTGGCGGTTATCACCGATATCATCAATGTCTTGGGCCCGCAAGCACGTCTGTGAATCAGCGATTCGCTTACCCTCAGGGTGTGGCTCACCCAGCAGGTACGGGATCATTGGCTGCATGCCCGCACCAGTGAAGAGCGTGGTCGGATCGTCGGTTAGAATCAGCGGCGCGCGCCTAATGACTGCATGAGCCTGTTTGCTGTAAAAGTCGAGATATTTGAGGCGAATTTCTTGAGCGTTCATAGGAGCAATTATAGCACAAGTCTCCTCAGATACTCTGGATCTTTATGAGCGTTTTTTCCGCATCAGCAGCACTGCACCGCTGATGATGGCCGCGACCCCAGCCCCGATGGCTACCAGCAAACTCGTACCGGTATCGGCTAGTTGACTGCCTGCTCGGCCTTGCGAAGCGCCCGGCTGCCCTGGTTGACTCGGCTGACCCGGTTGGTTAGGAGCACCTGGATTACCCGGCGCTGTTGGCACAGCGTTCCACTTAGCGTATAGCGTGAAGTTAGAATTTGGCATCGTATGGACGTTAAAGTTCCACTGCATCAGATAAGTTGGATCAGCGTACCACCCAGCAAAGGTATAGCCAGCCCGCGTCGGATCAGCCGGCCGCACCGCCTTGGCAGTGTAGGCGACCGTTTGAGATGGTACCGGTGAGCCTGAGCCGGTATCAAACGTCAGCGTGTAGGTCGGGCACTGCTTGGCATCGCCATTGATCGTCCAGCCGTGACCACCGTCGGCCACTGTCTTTTGCAGTGCTGCATGCGCCGCCTCCGCCGTACAATATTTCAGGCCAGCCGCACCCAGCGTCACTGGTGACTTGAGTACTGCATTATTCCAGGCAGTCAGTGTTGCGTCGTAATTTTGCACCGATAGCGCCGTATTATCAAGCATATTCGCCCCACCAGCATACGGATTACCCGTAACGTCCTGCAGCGAGGTCAGTTGCCAGCCAGCCAGCGACTGGTTGAATGCCCGCGCATTAGCCAACATCCGCACCATAGCATGTGCTTTCGTCATATTCCACAGCCCGATCGGCTGGTTGAACGAATTTGCCCACTCGAACATACTATCAGCGTATTCAAGTTTTGCAGTATTCCAGCTGGCAATTGACGAACTGCCGCCGTTATTGAACGCCCCTGCATACGCAAACATATGGCCAGCGCTCGTCACTTTTCCCATGTTCCACGAACCGATATTTTGGTTAAACTGTCCGGCGCCATGGAACATATTAGCAGTTGTCGTCACATTTGATGTATTCCATTGCCAGTTGGCACCCTCACCCTTGAGCGAGTGAGCTGTGTCGAACATACCTTGCAGGCTCGTTACGTTCGTGAGATTTGGCACGTCAGTCGCCTTGACATCCATATTCTCAGCGCCCCGAAACGCCGAGTCCATGCTGCGCCACGCACCCGTTCCCCACTGGTCAACTGACATGATTTTCAAACGATCACCGGCATTATTCACATAAATCTGCGGGAATGTACCGCCGATACGAATTGTGTGACGACCCTCGTCGCTGTATGTGCAGGTGTGACTACTGGTCACGCCCACAGCGTCAGGAATACCGTCATTGTTACAGTCAACCGTATAATTATATCCCCCGCCTGTCACCGGTATAGTAAATTGATCGGTGTTTGATACGCCCGGTTTCGTGGTGTCGATCGTCATAACAAAATCCGTGTTGTTAATCGCATCAGCTTTCGCTGGCTGCGTCATCGCAAGTAGCGTCAGGCCACCAACACCAAGCATCATAACCCCTGCTGTTAGCGTCGGCAGCAGGCGCCTGCGTTGTTGTAAATATTTCATAAACCCCCTATTATGTTCATGTTACTTCGTTGTACTATTACCTCAAATAATACGCGACTAAGCCCTCCATTGTCAAGAAAATCCCGCCCTCATCGCGGGCGGGAAATGTCTCAGTTTATCACGTCGTATTATTCAGCGCCTGACTCATCAGTATCTGACTGAACCGGCTCTTCTTTTGGCTGGTTTTTACGAAGCTTCTCTGGATTGCGGATGGCTTTGTGCCTATCAGCAGCTGGCTCTTTAACCCACTTTGGCAAGGCGACGCCAGCTTCTTTCAATAACTTAACAACACGCGGTGTTGGCTGGGCACCATTGTCCAAATATTTCTGTGCTAATTCAGCCTGAATATTTGCTGCTTTAGTGTGTGGATTGTAGCTGCCGACATACGCGACCACGCGACCGCTTGATGGATGGCGCTGCGCCTCTTGTACTGCCAGGCGGTACACCGGATAACCCTTGCGACCCAACCGTTGCAAACGAATTGCTAGCATGTGTGATTTCTTCCTTTTCTTACAACTCTTTGATTAATGTATTACTCCTAGAGAGTGTACACTATTTCGCTATGTACGTCAATCTGTTTGAATTATCCCGCCGCCCAGACATTCCTCGCCGTCATATATCACAGCCGACTGTCCCGGTGCAACAGCACGCTGCGGTTCAGACAGCCTCACTGTCACCTTCTCGCCAGCATCGTCGTTCACACGCGTAATCTCCGCATTAATAAGCGGCGCCCGATGTCGCACCCGAACTTGACAGGCATCACCTTTTGGCGGCTGATTGATCCAGTGAACGTCAGCCAGTGTCAACTCTTTGCGCCACAATTTTGCATTATCAATTGAGCGGGACACGTAAACTTCATTCTTGGCCATATCTTTGCCGACGACATAATACGGCAAGCCGCCACCAACATTCAGGCCATGACGCTGACCCAAAGTGTAAAATATCGCCCCGTCATGCCGCCCAACAACCACACCCGTTGGCTGATCAATGATATCGCCCGGGCTAGTCTCGATATATTCTGACAAAAACTCACGAATCCCCACTTGCCCAACGAAGCAAATCCCCATCGATTCCTTTTTGCCGGCAGTCCACAAACCCCGTTCTTTAGCCATCTTACGCACCTCAGGCTTGGTAAAATCGCCGAGCGGAAACATAGTTTTTGCCAGTGCCTCGGACGTCACGCGGTACAGGAAATAAGTTTGGTCTTTGTTGTCATCGTGAGCACGGAGTAACCGACCCTCGCTCAAGCAAGAATCCGCTCTGCGGGTGGCGCGAGGCGGGGTAGCGCCCGAAAATATTTTCAGCTCATCTGAAAAATTTTCAGGGGCGGACCGAGCGACAGGACCCGCGGGAAGAAAAGTGCGCGCATAATGCCCTGTCGCAATATACTCCGCGCCCGCCGCCAACGCCGCCTCTAAAAATAACTTAAACTTCACCTCTTGATTACACATCACATCAGGATTTGGCGTCCGACCCGCCTGGTATTCGCGGATCATATAGTCAACGACATTTTGCTTATACTCTTTCTGAAAATCGAACACCTGAAAATCAATTCCCAGCCCCACCGCCACACGCTTGGCGTCAGCCACGTCTTCTGCCCACGGACAGTGCATACCCGGTAGATCTTCCGACCAATTTTTCATATACACGCCGGTCACCTCGTGGCCTTGCTCGACTAGTAGCGCTGCCGCCACCGATGAATCAACGCCGCCCGACATACCGACAAATACCCGAGCCATCAGCGCGACACTCCCAGCGCAAACAAACCGATCCGCAGCAATTCGCCGACCGCCAGCCACCAACCCCACGGTGTCAGCCACCACCATGTACTCCAATGCCTGTCGCGCGTCGTCGGGCGTGCCCGCAGCTCAACATTCGGCAGTTGCGCTGAAAACTCAGCCAGCGCCCGCCGCATGTGATAGCCACTGGTGACCAGAATGACGCGCTTGATGCCGCGCTGCGCTATGATGCTCGCCACTTCCTGGGCATTCTGCTTGGTGGTTTCTGAACGTTCATCCATCACCAAGTTCGCCACCGGGACACCCGCTGCTTCGGCCTGTTTTCTCATGGCAGCAGCATTAGACGGGCCGGTTTTATCAGCCGCAGCACCAGACAAAATGATCGTCGGTGCCCAGCCGGCTTGATATAATTTGACTGCCTCGGCCGTGCGCGCTTCGGTGTCACCGCCGCTGATAACGATGATCGCACCCGCCTTTTGACATTGCCCCGAGCCAGGTTGCGGACAATCTTTCAAGTCATCCGGCGATAGATAATGGCTCAAGCCGACGATGACCGCAATCGCAATGATTACCAAACCGATCAATCGATGGATCATCGCTTTCGCTCCTGTTCCGTACGCACTGCAGTAATAATCTCGTCCGCCGCCCGCATAACTTGCGCCTCATCGTTCAACCGCCCCAACGTCAGCCGCAGACTACCATCAATCGCCGCATCACTCAACCCGATCGCCGCCAAAACATGTGATCGCGTACCCGAATTAGCCGCACAAGCACTACCCGTCGCCACCAGCACGCCACGCGCTTCCAATAAAAACACTAATCGCTCAGCATCAACACCAGAGAATGAAATATTGAGGAAATTAACCAGCGATTTTTTCTGATCAGAAGAAATAATCATGTCGGGGAAAGCCGCTAATAGTTTTTTTACCAACATATCACGCAGGCCTCGCAGACGTTTTACTTCACCGCTGCGACGCTTGGCAGCTAACTCCAGCGCCGTCGCAAAGCCGACCACGCCAGCCACATTTTCCGTGCCGCTGCGCAGCCCCGCCTCCTGGCCGCCGCCAACGATATTTGGCCGTAGCTTGACGCCCGGCCGTATCCATAGCAAACCAACCTGTTTCGGCCCATAAACTTTTGCTGCCGATAGTGTCAACAAATCAACGCCCAGCCGTTTAACTTTCACATCCATCAGTGTCGCGGTCTGCGAGGCGTCGGTATGAAATATAAGCGGCGTTGATTCACCATTTTCTTGGCGTCTGAGTCGCTCGGCCCTAACAACTTCGGCAATTTCTTCAACGGGCTGAATATATCCGAGTTCATGATTCGCCAGCGCGATACTCATAAAACTAATATCTGGCGTCAGCAGTTTTTTAATGGCCTGCGGATCAATGCGTCCGTTTTTCATCGGCGGAATGAGCCGAACGTCCGAACGCGATTTTGCAGAATTGATAACCGAGCTATGTTCAATCGCCGAGACTAAACTCACGCCACCCGCCGCAGTAAACGCCAAATTGATTGACTCCGTGGCGCCAGCCGTCATCACTAATTCATCCGCACCTACGCCCAGCACTCGCGCGATGCGCGACTTGGCTTCGCGGTAGTCGCGCTTGATGGTGACCGCCGGTGCATACGGACTGGACGGATTGAAAAACTTCTCGGAAAAATACGGCCGCATTGCTTCAATCACCAACGGATCCATCGGCGTGGCAGCAGCGTGATCAAGATATATCATAGAGGATTCCACACATACTATTATACCAAGCAGCCCAGACGGCGACTACACCAACTGTCCAGTTTTCGGATCACGATTATATAGTTGGCGCGCCACTCGTTCATGATATTCATTGACTGCCAGCACAAAGTTTTGTAATTCCTGCCCTTCGAGGTAGTTATACTGATAATTAGGCTGAATTTTCAAGATGCCCTTCGGCTGCACCTCGTAGCGCGTCGTCAGTTCGTGGCGCTTGCCGTCCTTACTCATCACTTCTTCGTGCCAAATCCACGTCGTTTTATCGAGGTTAAAGAATGTCCGCCGTACAACGTGGTCAGGCTTGTCACCAAAAATCGTTGCACCAATTTCACTCTCCAGTTGAATCAGTTCGCGCTCAGTTAATTTCTTCAGTGGCCGATCTTTGCGGGTGAGTCGCAGTAGCGAACGCGTTGACCTCGGGACTTTTGGCGTCGAGGCGGCGTGAGCAGACTTCGCTGATTGAGACGAGCGCGAAAGGCGTGTGTTATCCGCCAAGATGAGACCAAGAGCTTTTTTGAGAATCGTTGGCATAAATCACCTCCTTTTAGGCTGCTCGTCTATAATTATTTCTATGATCCTTTGGCATGGTGTCGGATGCGCCGAGTGCTCCTGCTGCAGGTGTATTATGACCTATTCGATACGCCGCAATGCGCCTACCAACTGCTTCAACAGCCTGCAAACATTCCTCAACCCAACTCTCCAGTCTTCGTCGCTCCTCTAGCGATATCTTTACCGGCTCGGTACTACTGTCAACCACCTCGGCACTACCACGCACTGCCGCTTCGGACAGACGCGGCGCCACTCGCTGTGATCGCTCTGGGTGTGCTTGTGTCGCCAAATCCAGCGCTTCGGCCCGCGCCTTTTGAATCGACATCATTTCTGTGATTGGTCTTGGCTGCTGATTCATTATCTCTCCACGTTTACAAGCCAAAAAGTTTTACCGTGTTATCGGTCGCTACTTTTTCGAGGTCATGAAGCACTAGCTTGCGCTCCGCCGCCCAATACTTTGCCACCAACTCCACATATTCTGGCTTATTCAGCTTACCACGAAATGGCTTTGGTGTCAAGAATGGCGCGTCAGTTTCTAGCAATAATCGCTCCAACGGAATCGAGGCGAACAATTCCTGCTGCGCTTGGTCTTTGGTAAAAGTACTAATGCCATTCAAACCAACATACAACCCGCGGGCAAATCCCTTCTCTAAATTGAGGCGCGTGTCAGTAAAACTATGCAGCACACCGCGCAGGCCATGAAAATTATCAAAAATCGGCCAAAAATCATCCCACACCGACGGCTGGTCAGGCGCGCCATCACGCACATGAAAACTAACCGGCAAATCATAGTCCGCCGCCAGCTGCAGCTGCGCCTCCAGCGCCTGGATCTGCACATCTCGCTGGCTATGATTGTAATAATAATCAAGACCGATCTCGCCAATCGCCACAATCGGCGAATTATCCTCTCTACTTTTAAGCAGTTGCTCCACCTCATTCCAGCCACATTTGCTGTCATGCGGATGAACGCCAACTGCCGCCCAAGCAAAGTCGCGGTTTGCAGCAAACTCCACGGCTTGCTGGCTGCTGCGCTCGTCAGTGCCAACGCAAATCATGCCGATACCCGCTGCAATTGACTGCTGGTATAATTCCTCGCGATTGTCCGCGAAAAACTCGGTATCATGCAGATGACAGTGCGAATCAATCAAGCGTAAGTCTGCCGCCATACTATTCTCCGCCGTCAGACTCATTATTATTTGCCCTGGGCTTCTGCTTTTGGCGCGCGCGGATCGGGCGTATGTAGATATTTGCGCGGGAATAATGGAGTCAGCTCTGACGGCACGACGCCACTGGCAAACATGTCGTGAATTTTCTCGGCAGTTTGCGGCATGAATGGTCGTAGCATGTCAGACACTTGCAGCAATGTGCCGCAGGCATGCGCCAAAATCTCGCCCAAATGCGCTTCCGCCTCTGGGTCTTTATCGCGTTTTTTAGCAACTTGCCATGGTTGCACGCGCTCAATATACTGATTCAATGAACGGATAATCTGCCAAATTTCATCAATCGCTAGATTGAAATTCAAAGACTCCATATCGGCACGGTACGGCCCCATATCGTGCTTAGACTGCGGCGCATCGCCAATAACGCCGGCTTGATAACTCTGCACCATCTTTGCCACCCGCTGCACCAGATTACCCAGATCATTACCCAGCTCACCGTTATAAGCCGCTTCAAACTTCTCCCAAGTAAAGTCGCCATCGTCCTGAGTTGGCACGTGGCGCAGGAAATAATAGCGGAAAGCCTCAACACCATAGTGCGGGATGATATCAACCGGACCAACACCATTACCGAGACTCTTGCTCATTTTGGTGCCGCCAACGTTGATAAAGCCATGAACTAATAGCACCTTTGGCAGTGGCAAGTCCAGCGCCATTAACATCGCCGGCCAAATCCCGGCGTGAAAACGAAGGATATCCTTACCGATCACCTGTACATCCGCCGGCCAAAATGCCTGCCATTCATCAGCTCGATCAGGATAGCCGATGACCGTGATGTAATTACTCAGCGCATCCAGCCAAACGTACATCACCTGCGTGTCATCACCTGGCACCGGCACACCCCAACTAAGGTTCTTGCGCGGACGCGAAACCGACACATCTTTCAGTCCGTCCTTCATCAATTCCAAAAACTCTTTTTTACGAAATTCAGGCACAATTTTCATCTTGTTTGATTCAATTGCCTGGCGAATGTTGTCCGAAAAAGCACTGGTCTTAAAATAATAATTTTCTTCGCTCAGCCGCTGGTACGGCGCTTGATGATCAGGACAAATGCCATTATTTTCAGCCGCTTCTTTGTCAGTGACGAACGCCTCGCAACCTTGGCAATACCAGCCCTCATAAGTGCCTTTGTAGATATAGCCAGCCGCAGCCAGCTTCTGCCAAATATACTGCACCGCGCTAACGTGATGCGGATCAGTTGTGCGGATAAAATCCGTCGCTGAAATATTCAACTCGGCAATCATGTTCTGGAAATTGCCATGCATTTGGTCGACATAGGCTTGCGGTGTCTGATTTTGGCTGGCAGCCTTGGCAGCAATTTTATTGCCGTGTTCATCCACGCCCGTCTGGAAACGCACCTCGCGGCCGTTTTGCCGCTGATACCGCGTCCACACATCCGCCAGCATGTAGTCCATGGCGTGCCCAATGTGCGGCAAACCGTTGACATAAGGAATAGCAGTAGTGATGTAGGCGTGTTGTTTAGTCATGATACTCATTGTATCATTATCTGGAACAATTTTCACCGATATGCGTTCGCCGAAGGCTCACCCACGCATCATTGTTACCACTGCAGTCCGGCCCGTTGTATCACCCTGAGCATGCGAA
Coding sequences:
- a CDS encoding methionine--tRNA ligase, with the protein product MTKQHAYITTAIPYVNGLPHIGHAMDYMLADVWTRYQRQNGREVRFQTGVDEHGNKIAAKAASQNQTPQAYVDQMHGNFQNMIAELNISATDFIRTTDPHHVSAVQYIWQKLAAAGYIYKGTYEGWYCQGCEAFVTDKEAAENNGICPDHQAPYQRLSEENYYFKTSAFSDNIRQAIESNKMKIVPEFRKKEFLELMKDGLKDVSVSRPRKNLSWGVPVPGDDTQVMYVWLDALSNYITVIGYPDRADEWQAFWPADVQVIGKDILRFHAGIWPAMLMALDLPLPKVLLVHGFINVGGTKMSKSLGNGVGPVDIIPHYGVEAFRYYFLRHVPTQDDGDFTWEKFEAAYNGELGNDLGNLVQRVAKMVQSYQAGVIGDAPQSKHDMGPYRADMESLNFNLAIDEIWQIIRSLNQYIERVQPWQVAKKRDKDPEAEAHLGEILAHACGTLLQVSDMLRPFMPQTAEKIHDMFASGVVPSELTPLFPRKYLHTPDPRAPKAEAQGK